One genomic segment of Capricornis sumatraensis isolate serow.1 chromosome 6, serow.2, whole genome shotgun sequence includes these proteins:
- the TLR4 gene encoding toll-like receptor 4: protein MMARARLAAALIPAMAILSCLRTESWDPCVQVVPNISYQCMELNLYKIPDNIPLSTEMLDLSFNYLRHLGSHNFSRFPELQVLDLSRCEIKIIEDNTFQGLNHLSTLILTGNPIQSLAWGAFSGLSSLQKLVAVETNLVSLDDFPIGHLKTLKELNVAHNFIHSFKLPEYFSNLPNLEQLDLSNNKIQNIYYEDVKVLHQMPLLNLSLDLSLNPLEFIEPGTFKEIKLNGLTLRSNFNSSDVMKTCIQGLAGLKINRLVLGEFKNERKLQKFDRSCLEGLCNLTIEQFRIAYLNEFSRNDTDLFNCLANASVISLLSISLGSLQALLKDFRWQHLEIINCYFDKFPALELRSLKKFVFTDNKDVSSFTKFELPSLQYLDLKRNHLSFKGCCSHTDFGTTNLKHLDLSFNDVITLGSNFMGLEQLEHLDFQHSTLKQINAFSTFLSLRNLRYLDISHTNIRIVFHGIFTGLVSLQTLKMAGNSFQNNLLPDIFTELTNLTILDLSKCQLEQVSWTAFHSLPSLQVLNMSHNKLLSLDTFLYEPLHSLRILDCSFNRIMASKEQELRNLPRNLTWLNLTQNEFACVCEHQSFLQWVKDQRQLLVGAEQMMCAEPLDMKDMPVLGFRNATCQMSKTIISVSVVTVLLVSVVGVLVYKFYFHLMLLAGCKKYGRGESTYDAFVIYSSQDEDWVRNELVKNLEEGVPPFQLCLHYRDFIPGVAIAANIIQEGFHKSRKVIVVVSQHFIQSRWCIFEYEIAQTWQFLSSRAGIIFIVLQKLEKSLLRQQVELYRLLNRNTYLEWEDSVLGRHVFWRRLRKALLAGKPRSPEGTADAETYPQEATTST, encoded by the exons GTTGTTCCTAACATCAGTTACCAATGCATGGAGCTGAATCTCTACAAAATCCCTGACAACATCCCCTTATCAACCGAGATGCTGGACCTGAGCTTTAACTACCTGAGACATTTAGGCAGCCATAACTTCTCCAGGTTCCCAGAACTGCAAGTGCTGGATTTATCCAG ATGCGAAATTAAGATTATTGAAGACAACACATTTCAGGGCCTAAACCACCTCTCCACCTTGATACTGACGGGAAACCCTATCCAGAGTTTAGCCTGGGGAGCCTTTTCTGGGCTATCAAGTTTACAGAAGCTGGTGGCCGTGGAGACAAACCTAGTATCTCTAGATGACTTCCCCATTGGACATCTCAAAACCTTGAAAGAGCTTAATGTGGCTCACAATTTTATCCATTCCTTCAAGTTACCTGAATATTTTTCTAACCTGCCCAACCTGGAGCAGTTGGATCTTTCTAACAACAAAatccaaaatatttattatgaagaTGTGAAAGTTCTACATCAAATGCCCCTACTCAACCTCTCTTTAGATTTGTCCCTGAACCCTTTAGAATTTATTGAACCAGGTACCTTTAAAGAAATTAAGCTCAATGGATTGACTCTGCGAAGTAATTTTAACAGTTCAGATGTCATGAAAACTTGTATTCAAGGTCTGGCTGGTTTAAAAATCAACCGGCTGGTTTTGggagaatttaaaaatgaaaggaagttGCAAAAATTTGACAGATCTTGCCTGGAGGGACTGTGCAACCTGACCATTGAGCAATTCCGGATAGCGTACTTGAACGAATTCTCACGGAATGATACAGACTTATTTAATTGTTTGGCAAATGCTTCTGTGATTTCTCTGTTGAGTATATCTTTAGGAAGTCTACAAGCCCTTCTTAAAGATTTTAGATGGCAACACTTAGAAATTATTAACTGTTACTTTGATAAGTTTCCTGCACTGGAGCTCCGTTCTCTCAAAAAGTTTGTTTTCACAGACAACAAAGATGTAAGCAGTTTTACTAAGTTTGAGCTACCAAGCCTTCAGTATCTAGATCTCAAAAGAAATCACTTGAGTTTCAAGGGCTGCTGTTCTCACACTGATTTTGGGACAACCAACCTGAAGCATTTAGATCTGAGCTTCAATGACGTCATTACCTTAGGTTCAAACTTCATGGGCTTAGAGCAGCTAGAACACCTGGATTTTCAGCATTCCACTCTGAAACAGATCAATGCTTTTTCAACATTCCTATCACTCAGAAACCTCCGCTACCTTGATATCTCTCACACCAACATCCGGATTGTCTTCCATGGCATCTTTACTGGCTTAGTCAGTCTGCAAACCTTGAAAATGGCAGGCAACTCTTTTCAGAACAACTTGCTCCCTGACATCTTCACAGAGCTGACTAACTTAACCATCTTGGACCTCTCTAAGTGTCAACTGGAACAGGTGTCCTGGACGGCATTTCACTCCCTCCCTAGCCTTCAGGTGCTGAATATGAGTCACAACAAACTCTTGTCATTGGATACATTTCTTTATGAACCACTCCACTCGCTCCGGATCCTAGACTGCAGTTTCAACCGTATCATGGCCTCTAAGGAGCAAGAACTACGGAATTTGCCAAGGAACCTCACTTGGCTAAATCTTACTCAGAATGAATTTGCTTGTGTTTGTGAACATCAGAGTTTCCTGCAGTGGGTCAAGGACCAGAGGCAGCTCTTGGTGGGAGCTGAGCAAATGATGTGTGCAGAGCCTTTAGATATGAAGGACATGCCAGTGCTTGGTTTCAGGAATGCCACTTGTCAGATGAGCAAGACGATCATCAGCGTGTCGGTTGTCACTGTACTCCTGGTATCTGTGGTAGGAGTCCTAGTCTATAAGTTCTATTTCCACCTGATGCTTCTTGCTGGCTGCAAAAAGTATGGCAGAGGTGAAAGCACCTATGATGCCTTTGTAATCTACTCGAGCCAGGATGAAGACTGGGTGCGGAATGAACTGGTAAAGAACTTGGAGGAGGGCGTGCCCCCCTTTCAGCTCTGCCTTCACTACAGGGACTTTATTCCTGGGGTGGCCATCGCCGCCAACATCATCCAGGAAGGTTTCCACAAGAGCCGTAAGGTTATTGTCGTGGTGTCCCAGCACTTCATCCAGAGCCGATGGTGTATCTTCGAGTATGAGATTGCCCAGACCTGGCAGTTTCTGAGCAGCCGTGCTGGCATCATCTTCATCGTCCTGCAGAAGCTGGAGAAGTCTCTCCTGCGGCAGCAGGTGGAGCTCTATCGCCTTCTGAACAGGAACACCTACCTGGAGTGGGAGGACAGTGTCCTGGGGCGGCATGTCTTCTGGAGAAGACTCAGAAAAGCCTTGCTGGCTGGCAAACCCCGGAGTCCAGAAGGAACAGCAGATGCAGAGACCTACCCGCAAGAAGCGACCACCTCCACCTGA